A region of Lichenibacterium dinghuense DNA encodes the following proteins:
- a CDS encoding Do family serine endopeptidase, with protein MTTRLRAVSLPLLALPVLLALGAPSRAEDRQLPTSKGDVVLSFAPIVKRVAPAVVNVYASRVEKRPRNSLMDDPIFRQFFGGHDRPGNPTAQSLGSGVVVDASGLVITNYHVIDGMTDVRVAMSDKHEYPADIVLRDQRTDLAVLRLKGAQNLPVMELGDSDALEVGDIVLAVGDPFGVGQTVTQGIVSGLARSQIGKSDYQYFIQTDAAINPGNSGGALVDMKGRLIGINSAIYSQSGGSVGIGFAIPVNMVKSVITAARAGEKAVRRPWLGASLQGITRDMGEALGLDRPAGVLVSEIVDGGPADAAGLKRGDVITAVDGAPVDDPDAFGYRLATKPLGGTAGLTVRRGNQTLALALKLIPPPEVPARDAVTLRNDSPFSGATVVNLSPAVADEMQINGARSGVVVSAVADDSNAAMTGIQKGDVIVGLDRAKVTSTRQFEKATGARQDFWHVTIDRGGQIIDSEVGG; from the coding sequence ATGACGACCCGCCTGCGCGCCGTCTCCCTGCCGCTCCTGGCGCTGCCCGTGCTGCTGGCCCTCGGCGCGCCGTCCCGCGCCGAGGACCGGCAGCTCCCGACCTCGAAGGGCGACGTCGTCCTGTCCTTCGCCCCGATCGTGAAGCGGGTCGCGCCCGCGGTGGTCAACGTCTACGCGTCGCGGGTCGAGAAGCGGCCCCGCAACAGCCTGATGGACGACCCGATCTTCCGCCAGTTCTTCGGCGGCCACGATCGCCCCGGCAACCCGACCGCGCAGTCGCTCGGCTCCGGCGTCGTGGTCGACGCGTCCGGCCTCGTCATCACCAACTACCACGTGATCGACGGCATGACCGACGTGCGCGTGGCGATGTCGGACAAGCACGAGTATCCGGCCGACATCGTGCTGCGCGATCAGCGCACCGACCTCGCCGTGCTGCGGCTCAAGGGGGCGCAGAACCTGCCCGTGATGGAGCTCGGCGACTCCGACGCGCTGGAGGTCGGCGACATCGTGCTGGCCGTCGGCGACCCCTTCGGCGTCGGCCAGACGGTCACGCAGGGCATCGTGTCGGGCCTCGCGCGCAGCCAGATCGGCAAGAGCGACTACCAGTACTTCATCCAGACCGACGCGGCCATCAACCCCGGCAACTCGGGCGGCGCGCTGGTCGACATGAAGGGCCGGCTGATCGGCATCAACTCGGCGATCTATTCGCAATCGGGCGGCAGCGTCGGCATCGGCTTCGCGATCCCCGTCAACATGGTCAAGAGCGTCATCACGGCCGCGCGGGCCGGGGAGAAGGCCGTGCGGCGGCCGTGGCTCGGCGCGAGCCTGCAGGGCATCACCCGCGACATGGGCGAGGCGCTGGGGCTCGACCGGCCGGCCGGCGTGCTGGTGTCCGAGATCGTCGACGGCGGCCCGGCGGACGCGGCCGGGCTCAAGCGCGGCGACGTCATCACGGCGGTCGACGGCGCACCGGTCGACGATCCCGACGCCTTCGGCTACCGCCTCGCCACCAAGCCGCTCGGCGGCACGGCGGGCCTGACGGTGCGGCGCGGCAACCAGACCCTGGCGTTGGCGCTGAAGCTGATCCCGCCGCCCGAGGTGCCGGCGCGCGACGCCGTCACGCTGCGCAACGATTCGCCCTTCTCGGGCGCGACGGTGGTGAACCTGTCGCCCGCGGTCGCCGACGAGATGCAGATCAACGGCGCGCGCTCTGGCGTGGTGGTCAGCGCCGTCGCGGACGATTCCAACGCCGCCATGACGGGCATCCAGAAGGGCGACGTCATCGTCGGCCTCGACCGCGCCAAGGTGACCTCGACGCGCCAGTTCGAGAAGGCGACGGGCGCGCGCCAGGACTTCTGGCACGTCACCATCGACCGCGGCGGCCAGATCATCGACTCGGAAGTGGGGGGCTAG
- the rplQ gene encoding 50S ribosomal protein L17, producing MYHGRKKRRFGRTAEHRKAMFSNMCANLIHHEQIVTTLPKAKDLRPVVEKLVTLGKRGDLHARRMAMAEIRQAAVVKKLFDVIGPRYKDRQGGYTRVLKAGFRYGDDAPMAVIEFVDRDVDAKGSSLGKYTASPETDVA from the coding sequence ATGTATCACGGACGCAAGAAGCGCCGCTTCGGCCGCACCGCCGAGCACCGCAAGGCCATGTTCTCCAACATGTGCGCCAACCTGATCCATCACGAGCAGATCGTGACCACGCTGCCGAAGGCCAAGGACCTGCGTCCCGTGGTCGAGAAGCTCGTGACGCTCGGCAAGCGCGGCGACCTGCACGCCCGCCGCATGGCCATGGCGGAGATCCGCCAGGCCGCCGTCGTCAAGAAGCTCTTCGACGTCATCGGCCCGCGCTACAAGGACCGCCAGGGCGGCTACACCCGCGTGCTCAAGGCCGGCTTCCGGTACGGCGACGACGCCCCGATGGCCGTGATCGAGTTCGTGGACCGCGACGTGGACGCCAAGGGCTCCTCGCTCGGCAAGTACACGGCCTCGCCCGAGACCGACGTCGCCTGA
- a CDS encoding DNA-directed RNA polymerase subunit alpha yields MTTVISKNWQDLIKPNKLEVQLGDDPKRVAVVVAEPLERGFGLTMGNALRRILLSSLQGAAVTAVQIDGVLHEFSSIPGVREDVTDIVLNIKDISIKMSGEGPKRMVLKKSGPGVVKAGDIQVVNDVSVLNPDLVICTLDEGAEIRMEFTVDTGKGYVPADRNRNEDAPIGLIPVDSLYSPVKKVSYRVENTRAGQILDYDKLTMTVETNGGITPEDAVAYSARILQDQLNVFVNFEEPRREEVSASIPELAFNPALLKKVDELELSVRSANCLKNDNIVYIGDLIQKSEAEMLRTPNFGRKSLNEIKEVLAQMGLHLGMEITGWPPENIDELAKRFEEHY; encoded by the coding sequence ATGACCACCGTGATCTCGAAGAACTGGCAGGATCTCATCAAGCCCAACAAGCTCGAGGTCCAACTCGGTGACGACCCGAAGCGCGTCGCGGTCGTCGTGGCCGAGCCCCTGGAGCGCGGGTTCGGCCTCACCATGGGCAACGCCCTGCGCCGCATCCTGCTGTCGTCGCTGCAGGGCGCGGCCGTCACGGCCGTGCAGATCGACGGCGTGCTGCACGAATTCTCGTCGATCCCCGGCGTCCGCGAGGACGTGACCGACATCGTCCTGAACATCAAGGACATCTCGATCAAGATGTCGGGCGAGGGCCCGAAGCGCATGGTGCTGAAGAAGTCCGGCCCCGGCGTGGTCAAGGCCGGCGACATCCAGGTCGTCAACGACGTGTCGGTGCTGAACCCCGATCTCGTGATCTGCACGCTCGACGAGGGCGCCGAGATCCGCATGGAGTTCACGGTCGACACCGGCAAGGGCTACGTCCCCGCCGACCGCAACCGCAACGAGGACGCGCCGATCGGCCTGATCCCGGTCGACAGCCTGTATTCGCCGGTCAAGAAGGTGTCCTACCGCGTCGAGAACACCCGCGCGGGCCAGATCCTCGACTACGACAAGCTCACCATGACGGTGGAGACCAACGGCGGCATCACCCCGGAAGACGCGGTCGCGTATTCGGCCAGGATCCTCCAGGACCAGCTCAACGTTTTCGTGAACTTCGAGGAGCCCCGCCGCGAGGAGGTGTCCGCCTCGATCCCGGAGCTGGCCTTCAACCCGGCCCTGCTCAAGAAGGTGGACGAGCTGGAGCTGTCGGTTCGTTCGGCCAACTGCCTGAAGAACGACAACATCGTCTACATCGGCGACCTCATCCAGAAGTCGGAGGCCGAGATGCTCCGCACCCCGAACTTCGGCCGCAAGTCGCTGAACGAGATCAAGGAAGTGCTGGCGCAGATGGGCCTGCACCTCGGCATGGAGATCACCGGCTGGCCGCCGGAGAACATCGACGAGCTCGCCAAGCGGTTCGAAGAGCACTACTGA
- the rpsK gene encoding 30S ribosomal protein S11: MAKEANRVRRRERKNIASGIAHVNSTFNNTMITITDAQGNTISWSSAGTMGFKGSRKSTPYAAQMAAEDAARKAQEHGMRLLEVEVSGPGSGRESALRAIQAAGFTVTSIRDVTPIPHNGCRPRKRRRV; encoded by the coding sequence ATGGCAAAAGAGGCAAACCGCGTCCGCCGTCGTGAACGCAAGAACATCGCGTCGGGCATCGCCCACGTGAACTCGACGTTCAACAACACGATGATCACCATCACGGACGCGCAGGGCAACACCATCTCGTGGTCGTCCGCCGGCACCATGGGATTCAAGGGCTCGCGCAAGTCGACCCCCTACGCGGCCCAGATGGCCGCCGAGGATGCCGCCCGCAAGGCGCAGGAGCACGGCATGCGCCTGCTCGAGGTCGAGGTGTCGGGCCCCGGCTCTGGGCGTGAGTCGGCGCTGCGCGCCATCCAGGCCGCGGGTTTCACCGTGACCTCGATCCGCGACGTGACCCCGATCCCGCACAACGGCTGCCGCCCGCGCAAGCGCCGCCGCGTCTGA
- the rpsM gene encoding 30S ribosomal protein S13, giving the protein MARIAGVNIPTNKRVVIALQYIHGIGGQKAQEICEKVSIPAERRVAQLSDAEVLQIRETIDRDYLVEGDLRRENSINIKRLMDLGCYRGLRHRRQLPVRGQRTHTNARTRKGKAKPIAGKKK; this is encoded by the coding sequence GTGGCCCGTATAGCTGGCGTCAATATCCCGACCAACAAGCGCGTGGTGATCGCGCTCCAGTACATCCACGGCATCGGCGGCCAGAAGGCCCAGGAGATCTGCGAGAAGGTGTCCATCCCGGCCGAGCGCCGCGTGGCCCAGCTCTCGGACGCCGAGGTGCTGCAGATCCGCGAGACGATCGACCGCGACTACCTCGTCGAGGGCGACCTGCGCCGCGAGAACTCGATCAACATCAAGCGCCTGATGGACCTCGGCTGCTACCGCGGCCTGCGCCATCGCCGCCAGCTGCCCGTCCGCGGCCAGCGCACCCACACCAACGCCCGCACCCGCAAGGGCAAGGCGAAGCCGATCGCCGGCAAGAAGAAGTGA
- a CDS encoding adenylate kinase, with amino-acid sequence MRIVFLGPPGAGKGTQAARLMERHGIPQLSTGDMLRAAVKAGTPVGLKAKAIMEQGGLVPDAIVVGIVAERFMEPDAAKGFILDGFPRTVGQAEALDLALEHRGLKLDAVLELEVDPKVLVDRIERRAADTRAAGGTVRPDDTPEVVSKRLATYHEQTAPVSSYYAGSNRLKAIDGMAPIEAVAESIDAALAAPAH; translated from the coding sequence ATGAGGATAGTGTTTCTGGGCCCACCCGGCGCCGGAAAGGGAACGCAGGCCGCGCGGCTCATGGAGCGGCACGGCATACCGCAGCTGTCCACGGGGGACATGCTGCGCGCCGCCGTCAAGGCCGGCACGCCGGTCGGGCTCAAGGCCAAGGCCATCATGGAGCAGGGCGGCCTCGTGCCGGACGCCATCGTGGTCGGCATCGTCGCCGAGCGCTTCATGGAGCCGGACGCCGCCAAGGGCTTCATCCTCGACGGCTTCCCGCGCACGGTGGGGCAGGCCGAAGCGCTCGACCTCGCCCTGGAACACCGCGGCCTCAAGCTCGACGCCGTGCTGGAACTCGAGGTCGACCCCAAGGTCCTGGTCGACCGCATCGAGCGTCGCGCGGCCGACACGCGGGCGGCCGGCGGCACGGTTCGGCCGGACGACACGCCCGAGGTCGTCTCCAAGCGGCTCGCCACCTACCACGAGCAGACCGCGCCGGTGTCGAGCTATTACGCTGGGTCGAACCGCCTGAAGGCGATCGACGGCATGGCGCCGATCGAGGCCGTGGCCGAGTCGATCGACGCGGCGCTGGCCGCGCCGGCCCATTGA
- the secY gene encoding preprotein translocase subunit SecY, with product MASAAEQLAANINFASIGKAEELKKRIWFTLGALIIYRLGTYIPLPGIDPAAFEANFSGQKQGVLELFNMFSGGAVQRMAIFALNIMPYISASIIIQLMTSVVPSLETLKKEGESGRKVINQYTRYLTVVLAAFQAYGIAVGLEGQAGVVTEPGLFFRVSCVITLMGGTMFLMWLGEQITSRGIGNGSSLIIFAGIIAAFPAAIGHTLELGREGAISTVFILAVVVVAIATIAFIVFMERAQRRVLITYPKRQVGNRMFEGQTSFLPLKLNTSGVIPPIFASSLLLLPTTVANFTTMNGGANGWLGTVTSFLGHGRPAYILLYLALIVFFAFFYTAVVFNPVETADNLRKHGGFVPGVRPGERTAQHIDTILTRITVLGAGYLAIICLLPELLISYAQLPFYFGGTSLLIVVSVTMDTVAQIHGHLQAQQYESLIKKSRLRGKKR from the coding sequence ATGGCGTCGGCAGCGGAACAGCTCGCAGCGAACATCAATTTCGCCTCGATCGGCAAGGCCGAGGAGCTCAAGAAGCGCATCTGGTTCACGCTGGGCGCCCTGATCATCTACCGGCTCGGGACCTACATCCCGCTGCCCGGCATCGACCCCGCGGCCTTCGAGGCGAACTTCTCGGGCCAGAAGCAGGGCGTGCTCGAGCTGTTCAACATGTTCTCGGGCGGCGCTGTCCAGCGCATGGCGATCTTCGCCCTGAACATCATGCCCTACATCTCGGCCTCGATCATCATCCAGCTGATGACCTCGGTCGTGCCGTCGCTCGAAACCCTCAAGAAGGAGGGCGAGTCCGGCCGCAAGGTCATCAACCAGTACACCCGCTACCTCACAGTCGTCCTGGCGGCCTTTCAGGCCTACGGCATCGCGGTCGGGCTGGAAGGGCAGGCGGGCGTCGTCACGGAGCCGGGGCTCTTCTTCCGCGTGAGCTGCGTCATCACGCTGATGGGCGGCACCATGTTCCTGATGTGGCTCGGCGAGCAGATCACCTCGCGCGGCATCGGCAACGGCTCGTCGCTGATCATCTTCGCCGGCATCATCGCGGCCTTCCCGGCCGCCATCGGCCACACGCTGGAACTCGGCCGCGAAGGGGCGATCTCGACCGTCTTCATCCTCGCCGTGGTCGTCGTGGCGATCGCCACCATCGCCTTCATCGTGTTTATGGAGCGGGCGCAGCGGCGCGTGCTCATCACCTACCCGAAGCGGCAGGTCGGCAACCGCATGTTCGAGGGCCAGACCTCGTTCCTGCCGCTGAAGCTCAACACCTCCGGCGTCATCCCGCCGATCTTCGCCTCCTCGCTGTTGCTGCTGCCCACGACCGTGGCGAACTTCACGACGATGAACGGTGGCGCCAACGGCTGGCTCGGCACGGTGACGAGCTTCCTCGGCCACGGCCGCCCGGCCTACATCCTGCTCTACCTCGCGCTGATCGTCTTCTTCGCCTTCTTCTACACCGCCGTGGTGTTCAACCCGGTCGAGACGGCCGACAACCTCCGCAAGCACGGCGGCTTCGTGCCCGGCGTGCGCCCCGGCGAGCGCACCGCGCAGCACATCGACACGATCCTCACCCGCATCACCGTGCTGGGTGCGGGCTACCTCGCCATCATTTGCCTTCTGCCCGAGCTTCTGATCTCCTACGCGCAGCTGCCCTTCTACTTCGGCGGCACGTCGCTCCTGATCGTGGTGAGCGTGACCATGGACACGGTCGCGCAGATCCACGGCCATCTGCAGGCGCAACAATACGAGAGCCTGATCAAGAAGTCGCGGCTCAGAGGGAAGAAGCGATGA